A genomic region of Brevibacillus sp. JNUCC-41 contains the following coding sequences:
- a CDS encoding PaaI family thioesterase yields MTTHLDQDVHELHYDQIKQVLVDEPYASFLGMRLTKLGPGTAEAELIPSDHMLNSHGTVHGAIIFSLADYVFAAASNSYGKIAVGVSNNINFLSAGKRGETLTARAKEIKKNNKLAWYKIDVLNERELIATMEAMVFRKNQYFVDHVE; encoded by the coding sequence ATGACCACACATTTAGATCAGGATGTTCATGAATTGCATTATGACCAAATCAAACAAGTACTGGTTGACGAACCATATGCTTCTTTTCTAGGGATGAGATTGACGAAACTTGGTCCCGGCACAGCGGAAGCAGAATTGATTCCTAGTGACCACATGCTAAATAGCCATGGAACGGTTCATGGGGCCATTATCTTTTCACTTGCTGATTATGTGTTCGCAGCAGCCAGCAATTCATATGGCAAAATAGCGGTTGGCGTTTCAAATAACATCAACTTCTTATCAGCTGGCAAACGGGGGGAGACTTTAACCGCTAGAGCGAAAGAGATTAAGAAAAACAATAAACTGGCATGGTATAAAATAGACGTGTTAAATGAAAGGGAATTGATCGCAACCATGGAAGCGATGGTGTTCAGGAAAAATCAATATTTCGTCGACCACGTTGAATAA
- a CDS encoding uracil/xanthine transporter — protein MTQQGVTVTLLSSLQWLFFIFANTVVVPISVGAAFQLPSETIEMTIRCSFIFTGIASILQAWIGHRYPLLDSHSGLMWGLMINMGISASALGLDFATVGGGIATGILLAGAVTVLLAAFNLIYIIQKVIKPMVISVYIFLLTFQLIFIFFKGMFKITESGTIDLPVSLFSILIVIFVGFLRIKGGKILGNFSILIGIIVGWSLYRIIFPSDLPTASSSGMAFTFFPLGTPNLDIGIILVSFFAVLLNLTNSFASIQAVADVYKEKVEHSQYRRSIFVTGIFAFISSIFGLVPFTPFTSTIGFLQSTKLFKREPFMISGFLFILLGVIPPLGRFLGTIPLTIGNAVLFVAYLQLFGTALNSLKGTLFNSETILRLAGPVLVGVSIMNIPPASFGSIPVLLQPFITNGLIMGVIISIFLEKLIDWNKLTNKLEVRQ, from the coding sequence ATGACACAGCAAGGAGTTACTGTAACATTATTGTCCTCTTTACAGTGGCTTTTTTTTATTTTTGCCAATACGGTTGTCGTACCAATTTCTGTAGGGGCAGCATTCCAGCTTCCTTCAGAAACAATTGAAATGACGATAAGATGCTCTTTTATCTTTACAGGAATAGCCTCTATTCTGCAGGCCTGGATTGGGCATCGTTATCCATTATTGGACAGCCATTCGGGGCTAATGTGGGGTCTGATGATAAATATGGGCATCTCTGCATCTGCACTCGGATTGGATTTTGCAACCGTAGGAGGGGGAATTGCAACAGGCATTCTGCTGGCGGGAGCTGTAACCGTACTGCTTGCGGCATTTAACCTGATTTATATCATACAGAAAGTAATTAAGCCGATGGTGATAAGTGTTTATATTTTTTTGCTAACCTTTCAGCTTATCTTTATTTTCTTCAAAGGTATGTTTAAAATAACCGAAAGTGGAACAATTGATCTCCCTGTCAGTTTGTTTTCAATCTTGATTGTCATCTTTGTTGGCTTTTTAAGGATTAAAGGAGGGAAAATACTAGGCAATTTCTCAATCTTAATCGGAATTATCGTAGGATGGTCATTATATCGAATTATTTTCCCTTCAGATCTTCCGACGGCTAGCTCTTCAGGTATGGCATTCACTTTCTTTCCCCTTGGAACTCCAAACTTGGATATTGGTATTATTCTTGTCTCCTTTTTTGCGGTCCTTCTGAATTTAACAAATTCTTTTGCTTCTATTCAAGCTGTTGCAGATGTTTACAAGGAAAAGGTGGAACATAGTCAATACAGGAGATCTATTTTTGTAACAGGTATTTTTGCGTTTATCTCTTCGATTTTTGGCTTGGTCCCTTTTACTCCATTTACATCTACAATAGGGTTTTTACAAAGTACCAAGTTATTTAAACGAGAGCCATTTATGATAAGCGGATTCTTGTTTATTCTCCTTGGAGTTATTCCGCCATTAGGGAGGTTCTTAGGAACAATACCACTAACAATAGGTAACGCTGTTTTGTTTGTAGCATACCTTCAATTGTTTGGGACCGCATTAAACAGCTTAAAAGGAACGTTATTCAACTCTGAAACGATACTCCGTTTAGCGGGTCCAGTCCTAGTTGGAGTTAGCATTATGAATATCCCGCCGGCATCATTCGGCAGTATTCCTGTCCTCTTGCAGCCTTTCATTACAAATGGTCTCATTATGGGTGTCATTATATCAATCTTTTTGGAAAAACTTATTGATTGGAATAAGTTAACAAATAAGTTGGAAGTCAGGCAGTAA
- the paaB gene encoding 1,2-phenylacetyl-CoA epoxidase subunit PaaB, translated as METRQGNYFEEFEVFSRKTQSAPVQYHFSLLAPNEDIAIMMAQENFMRREAVDDIWVVKRRNIRKMTVEEKKTLQRIDNKDYRTTKGYGYLKKKWRKYEQGMLDEKEIMSWAGGVKNEE; from the coding sequence ATGGAAACTAGACAAGGAAATTACTTTGAAGAATTTGAAGTATTCAGCCGTAAAACGCAATCAGCACCCGTTCAATACCACTTCAGCCTGCTGGCCCCAAATGAGGATATCGCCATCATGATGGCACAAGAAAACTTTATGAGACGTGAAGCGGTTGATGATATCTGGGTCGTGAAAAGACGGAATATACGGAAAATGACGGTCGAGGAAAAGAAAACGCTTCAACGTATCGATAATAAAGATTACAGGACCACAAAAGGGTACGGGTATTTAAAGAAAAAATGGCGGAAGTATGAGCAGGGAATGCTCGATGAAAAAGAGATAATGTCTTGGGCTGGAGGTGTAAAAAATGAAGAATG
- a CDS encoding phenylacetate--CoA ligase family protein, with product MYNPEIETASRAEMESLQLARLKKTISHVYENVPYYREKFREMGLEPENIQTLNDVIKLPFTKKQTLRDQYPFGLFAVPMEDVTRIHGSSGTSGKPTIVGYTKNDLENWATIVARGIVAAGGRKSDIFHNAYGYGLFTGGLGLHCGAEKLGVATVPISGGNTDRQITIINDFKPRGICGTPTYILNIAEKMEEMGINPADNGLDYGIFGAEPWSEEMRATLERKLNLKAIDIYGLSEIMGPGVAIECHEAQNGLHIAEDHFLVEVINPDTLEPVEDGEDGELVFTSLTKEALPIIRYRTGDIASITHEPCKCGRTTTRMSRVKGRTDDMIIVRGVNVFPSEIERVLFQMDGIVPHYQIHLVKKGKMDGVELHIEIESGFYKEIEEDLSHGNVEILRKTIQHHLKSTCLVTMDVVVNIPKSIPRSEGKAIRVVDKRKDEVISL from the coding sequence ATGTACAATCCGGAAATTGAAACGGCATCGCGTGCTGAAATGGAAAGCTTACAATTGGCTCGCCTAAAAAAAACGATAAGCCATGTATATGAAAATGTACCTTATTACAGAGAGAAATTCAGGGAGATGGGCCTGGAACCAGAAAATATACAAACCCTAAACGATGTGATAAAGCTTCCCTTTACAAAAAAACAGACTCTACGTGATCAGTATCCATTCGGTTTATTCGCCGTTCCGATGGAGGATGTCACTCGCATTCATGGTTCATCCGGAACTAGCGGAAAGCCTACAATTGTCGGGTATACGAAAAATGATTTGGAAAATTGGGCAACAATCGTCGCACGTGGAATTGTAGCAGCAGGAGGTCGCAAGTCAGATATTTTCCATAACGCATATGGATATGGTCTGTTTACCGGGGGCCTTGGTTTGCATTGTGGTGCAGAAAAGCTAGGAGTTGCGACAGTGCCCATTTCAGGGGGAAATACCGATCGGCAGATTACGATCATCAATGACTTTAAACCGCGCGGCATTTGTGGAACCCCTACTTATATTTTGAATATTGCCGAAAAGATGGAAGAGATGGGAATTAATCCTGCAGATAACGGGCTTGATTATGGGATTTTCGGAGCTGAGCCATGGTCAGAGGAAATGAGGGCAACACTTGAGAGAAAACTGAATTTGAAAGCCATCGATATTTACGGACTAAGTGAAATCATGGGGCCCGGCGTTGCGATAGAATGCCATGAAGCACAGAATGGACTGCATATCGCAGAAGACCATTTCCTTGTCGAGGTCATTAACCCGGACACGCTCGAACCAGTGGAGGACGGCGAAGATGGGGAACTTGTCTTTACCAGCCTTACAAAGGAAGCGCTGCCAATCATTCGTTATCGGACGGGCGATATCGCTTCAATTACCCATGAACCGTGTAAATGCGGGCGGACCACAACTAGAATGTCACGTGTTAAAGGCAGAACGGATGATATGATCATAGTCAGGGGAGTGAATGTATTTCCTTCTGAAATTGAGCGTGTATTATTCCAAATGGATGGAATTGTTCCTCATTATCAGATTCATCTCGTTAAGAAAGGGAAAATGGACGGTGTTGAACTGCATATTGAAATTGAAAGCGGTTTCTATAAGGAGATTGAAGAAGACTTATCGCATGGGAATGTAGAGATATTAAGGAAAACGATACAGCATCATTTGAAATCCACATGTCTTGTAACGATGGATGTTGTTGTCAACATTCCAAAAAGCATACCCCGTTCAGAAGGAAAAGCAATTCGTGTCGTCGATAAGCGGAAGGATGAAGTCATTAGTTTATAA
- the paaA gene encoding 1,2-phenylacetyl-CoA epoxidase subunit PaaA: MNVLLNDMAGEEKLNQFIARIEAGEKIEADDWMPDEYRGTLIKLISMHGISEIMGALPEKEWVPKAPTLNRKLGIMAKVQDEMGHGQLLLRVAEDLLKPYGKKRDDLMQDLFKGDLKFHNVFHMEAKSWGDAGLIGWLVDGAAIISQTNMLGASYGPYARALQRICAEEVFHAQHGEAIIMALAEGTEEQRKLVQDSIDYWWESLLLFFGPPSKNEVGTSKQDITIKYRIRTSTNEELRQAFFSKYVKRILSLGFSIPDETLRFDKASETWIYKQPDWGKLKVLARNEGPRSQDRLSLRRISYENNKWVREALAPKVI; encoded by the coding sequence ATGAACGTTCTTTTAAATGATATGGCAGGAGAAGAAAAGCTAAATCAATTCATTGCCAGAATCGAAGCAGGAGAAAAGATAGAAGCGGATGATTGGATGCCGGATGAATACCGGGGCACTTTAATCAAGTTAATATCGATGCATGGAATCAGTGAAATCATGGGGGCGCTTCCAGAAAAGGAATGGGTGCCTAAAGCCCCGACCTTAAATAGAAAACTTGGAATCATGGCAAAGGTGCAGGATGAAATGGGGCATGGGCAATTATTGCTTCGGGTTGCCGAGGATTTGCTAAAGCCGTACGGAAAAAAACGGGATGACCTAATGCAAGATTTGTTTAAAGGAGATTTAAAGTTTCATAATGTTTTCCATATGGAAGCCAAATCCTGGGGCGATGCTGGATTGATTGGCTGGCTGGTTGATGGTGCAGCCATCATTTCCCAGACGAACATGCTTGGCGCCTCATACGGACCTTATGCCCGGGCATTACAAAGGATTTGCGCGGAAGAAGTTTTTCACGCCCAACATGGTGAAGCGATCATCATGGCTTTGGCTGAAGGGACGGAAGAACAAAGGAAATTGGTTCAAGACTCCATCGATTATTGGTGGGAATCTTTATTACTTTTCTTTGGACCTCCCAGCAAGAATGAAGTGGGCACATCCAAACAGGATATAACGATTAAGTACAGAATCAGAACCAGTACGAATGAAGAGCTTCGACAAGCCTTTTTTTCTAAATATGTGAAGCGGATCCTTTCACTCGGTTTTAGCATTCCCGATGAAACGCTTAGGTTTGATAAAGCATCTGAAACCTGGATTTACAAACAGCCCGATTGGGGGAAATTGAAGGTGCTCGCAAGGAATGAAGGACCCCGTTCGCAGGATCGCTTAAGCCTTCGAAGAATTTCTTATGAAAATAATAAATGGGTACGTGAGGCGTTGGCGCCAAAGGTCATCTAA
- a CDS encoding solute symporter family protein — protein MSILSLTLFLGIILLTLTITYYSSKKTKNASDFYTVGGGLTAWQNGLAVAGDFMSAASFLGITGAIALIGFDGFYMSIGNLVAFLVLLYLVSEPLRNLGKFTLADMISARFKSKKVRGIAAANTLVISIFYMIAQLVGAGGLIKLLLGIDYWLSVLLVGVLMTIYVIFGGMRATSWVQITKAVLLLGGSAVLTFIVFSRFNFNISEMFHHVQTATPLGKEFLNPGNKYTDGLDMISFNMSLVLGAAGLPHLLVRFFTVKDAATARKSVVYSTWFIGIFFIMTIFLGFGAASFVGFERIVAANSAGNMAAPLLALTMGGEFLFAFVSAVAFATILAVVSGLVLTSASAFAHDIYGEIIKEGKITEKQQILVARMASVGVAVISILLALFAQSMNVAFLSVLALGIAASANLPIILCTIYWKRFNATGAITGMLFGLLSSIILVMLSPNVWNPEPGMGIFTGNPLFTMSNPTIFTVPLGFIGAYLGTILSKAKDEENSFPEVLFKSNTGYGISSAKDH, from the coding sequence ATGAGCATTTTATCTCTCACACTTTTTTTGGGCATCATTTTGTTAACGCTTACAATAACCTATTACTCTTCTAAGAAAACGAAAAATGCCAGTGATTTTTATACTGTCGGCGGCGGATTGACAGCATGGCAAAATGGATTGGCCGTAGCAGGTGACTTTATGTCAGCCGCTTCTTTCCTGGGAATTACAGGGGCAATCGCACTGATTGGTTTCGATGGCTTTTACATGAGCATCGGGAACCTTGTTGCCTTTCTTGTCTTATTGTACCTTGTCTCGGAGCCACTTCGCAATCTAGGTAAGTTTACGCTGGCAGACATGATTTCAGCACGCTTCAAATCAAAAAAAGTGCGAGGGATAGCTGCCGCCAATACACTTGTCATTTCAATCTTTTACATGATTGCACAACTTGTTGGTGCAGGGGGATTAATTAAACTGCTGCTCGGCATCGATTATTGGCTATCCGTCCTACTTGTCGGTGTGCTGATGACGATTTATGTGATTTTCGGCGGGATGAGAGCGACAAGCTGGGTGCAAATCACCAAAGCGGTTCTCTTACTAGGCGGTTCCGCTGTGCTGACGTTCATCGTATTTTCCCGTTTTAATTTCAACATTTCAGAGATGTTCCATCATGTCCAAACTGCAACACCACTCGGAAAGGAATTTTTGAATCCTGGAAATAAATACACCGATGGACTCGACATGATTTCATTTAATATGTCGCTTGTCCTTGGAGCAGCAGGTCTTCCTCATTTACTCGTCCGCTTCTTTACAGTAAAGGACGCAGCTACTGCAAGGAAATCCGTCGTATATTCCACATGGTTTATAGGGATATTTTTCATCATGACGATTTTCCTTGGTTTCGGTGCTGCATCCTTCGTCGGTTTTGAGCGGATCGTCGCAGCAAACTCGGCTGGAAACATGGCCGCTCCCCTTCTTGCATTAACCATGGGCGGTGAGTTTTTATTCGCATTCGTTTCTGCTGTGGCATTTGCCACGATTTTAGCGGTTGTATCCGGTCTTGTTTTAACGTCAGCATCCGCTTTTGCCCATGATATATACGGTGAAATCATCAAGGAAGGAAAGATTACGGAAAAACAGCAAATACTCGTCGCCCGAATGGCTTCTGTCGGAGTAGCTGTCATTTCGATTTTACTTGCTTTATTTGCACAATCAATGAATGTCGCTTTTCTTTCAGTCCTTGCGCTTGGAATTGCTGCAAGTGCCAATTTACCGATCATCCTTTGCACAATTTATTGGAAACGCTTCAACGCAACCGGAGCGATCACAGGAATGTTATTCGGGTTACTCAGTTCCATCATACTGGTCATGCTCAGTCCCAATGTATGGAATCCGGAACCTGGGATGGGTATTTTCACAGGCAATCCCCTCTTCACGATGAGCAACCCGACCATTTTCACCGTACCGCTTGGCTTTATTGGAGCCTACTTAGGTACAATCCTGTCAAAGGCAAAAGATGAGGAAAACAGTTTTCCTGAAGTACTGTTCAAATCCAATACCGGATATGGGATAAGTTCAGCAAAAGACCATTAA
- a CDS encoding malate synthase G translates to MGEYVKIGNLQVAPVLFEFINKDGIPGSKLNQEQFWVDFEKLVHDLSPKNKKLLARRDEIQTKINTWHRENKEIDFAEYKSFLQEIGYLEPEGEDFHITTEGVDDEIAFQAGPQLVVPVDNARYAINASNARWGSLYDALYGTDVISEKGGAYREGSYNEVRGGEVISFAKDFLDQVTPLKDYSHKNAVNYAVVDGKLAVTLRNGEITSLVEESKLVGYQGEYEKPSAILLRNNGLHFEIQIDRSHMIGKIDKAGVKDILMESTLTTIMDCEDSVAAVDADDKVLVYRNWLGLMRGDLTVTFKKDNKMMTRTMNPDRLYRAPDGEEFSLPGRSLMFVRNVGHLMTTNAVLDANGEEIPEGIMDTVMTSLLAKHSLLGNGKYYNSSKGSVYIVKPKMHGSEEVAFANELFDRVEDMLGLQRNTLKIGVMDEERRTSLNLKACIRQVKERVAFINTGFLDRTGDEIHTSMEAGPMILKNYMKGSKWLQGYEKSNVNVGLATGFQGRAQIGKGMWAIPDMMAEMLKQKIGHLKAGANTAWVPSPTAATLHALHYHQVDVKKVQDELKKNPVNLRDDILEIPVAQNLEWSPEEIQQELDNNAQGILGYVVRWINQGIGCSKVPDINNVGLMEDRATLRISSQHMANWLHHGICTKGQVLETLQRMAKVVDEQNTGDSSYQCIAGNYDNSVAFQAACDLVFQGYNQPSGYTEPILHRRRIEAKKNKL, encoded by the coding sequence ATGGGCGAATATGTAAAAATAGGTAATCTTCAAGTGGCTCCGGTACTTTTTGAATTTATCAATAAAGATGGGATACCTGGAAGCAAACTGAATCAGGAACAATTTTGGGTTGATTTTGAAAAATTGGTACATGACTTGTCTCCAAAAAACAAAAAATTGTTAGCTCGTCGTGATGAAATTCAAACCAAAATCAATACATGGCATAGAGAAAATAAAGAGATTGACTTTGCTGAATATAAATCATTTTTACAGGAAATTGGCTATCTCGAACCTGAAGGAGAAGACTTTCATATTACGACAGAAGGGGTAGATGATGAAATAGCCTTTCAAGCTGGGCCGCAGCTAGTTGTCCCGGTTGATAATGCCCGTTATGCTATTAACGCTTCAAATGCAAGGTGGGGAAGCCTTTATGATGCTCTTTATGGAACAGATGTTATTAGCGAAAAAGGAGGAGCCTACCGAGAAGGGAGCTACAATGAAGTACGCGGGGGAGAAGTCATTTCATTTGCAAAGGATTTTCTTGATCAAGTAACTCCTTTAAAGGATTATTCACATAAAAACGCTGTGAATTATGCAGTAGTAGATGGGAAATTAGCTGTTACACTCAGAAATGGAGAAATTACGAGTTTAGTAGAGGAATCTAAACTAGTTGGCTATCAAGGTGAATACGAAAAGCCATCGGCTATATTATTAAGAAATAATGGTTTGCATTTTGAAATTCAGATTGATCGAAGTCACATGATCGGTAAAATAGATAAAGCAGGCGTTAAGGACATTCTAATGGAATCTACTCTTACGACCATTATGGATTGTGAGGATTCTGTTGCGGCAGTGGATGCTGATGATAAAGTCCTGGTATATCGAAATTGGTTAGGTCTTATGAGGGGGGATCTGACTGTAACTTTCAAAAAGGATAATAAAATGATGACACGTACAATGAACCCGGATCGTTTATACAGAGCACCAGATGGAGAAGAATTTTCTTTGCCTGGTCGTTCACTTATGTTTGTCCGTAACGTGGGACACTTAATGACCACAAACGCAGTCCTAGATGCTAATGGTGAGGAGATTCCTGAAGGGATTATGGATACAGTCATGACTAGTTTACTTGCCAAACATTCCCTGTTAGGTAATGGTAAATATTATAATTCCTCTAAAGGATCAGTCTATATCGTTAAGCCCAAAATGCATGGATCCGAAGAGGTGGCTTTTGCCAATGAACTCTTTGACCGTGTGGAAGATATGCTAGGTCTACAGCGAAATACACTGAAAATTGGTGTTATGGACGAAGAACGTCGAACTTCATTAAACTTGAAAGCTTGTATCCGCCAAGTTAAAGAAAGAGTGGCATTTATTAATACCGGGTTCTTAGATCGAACTGGAGACGAAATTCATACTTCTATGGAAGCCGGACCCATGATCCTCAAGAATTACATGAAAGGATCAAAATGGCTACAAGGTTATGAAAAATCGAATGTCAATGTAGGTTTAGCAACCGGTTTTCAAGGTCGTGCTCAAATTGGTAAAGGAATGTGGGCAATACCTGATATGATGGCGGAAATGCTAAAGCAAAAGATTGGCCATCTGAAAGCAGGGGCGAATACAGCATGGGTGCCTTCTCCAACTGCAGCGACATTGCATGCTCTTCATTATCATCAAGTGGATGTAAAAAAGGTACAAGATGAGTTGAAAAAGAATCCAGTAAATTTACGTGATGATATTTTAGAAATCCCAGTGGCTCAAAACCTCGAATGGAGTCCGGAAGAAATTCAGCAAGAATTAGATAACAATGCTCAAGGTATCCTCGGTTATGTTGTACGTTGGATAAATCAAGGAATTGGTTGTTCCAAAGTACCGGATATCAACAATGTAGGATTGATGGAAGACCGTGCCACACTAAGAATTTCGAGTCAGCATATGGCTAACTGGCTTCACCACGGAATTTGTACGAAAGGACAGGTTTTGGAGACTTTACAACGAATGGCTAAAGTAGTGGATGAACAAAACACTGGAGATTCATCATATCAATGTATCGCGGGAAATTACGACAACTCAGTGGCTTTTCAAGCGGCATGCGACTTAGTGTTTCAAGGCTATAACCAACCAAGTGGGTATACTGAGCCTATCCTGCATCGACGACGCATTGAAGCGAAGAAAAATAAGTTGTAA
- a CDS encoding ferredoxin — translation MAKYTVVDQETCIACGACGASAPEIFDYNDEGVAFVILDENEGTAEVAEELLDDLDDAMEGCPTDSIKVETSPFKVLVD, via the coding sequence TTGGCTAAATATACAGTTGTTGATCAAGAAACTTGCATTGCCTGCGGTGCATGCGGTGCTTCTGCCCCGGAAATTTTTGATTACAATGATGAGGGGGTGGCGTTTGTCATCCTGGATGAAAATGAGGGAACTGCAGAGGTCGCGGAGGAGTTATTGGATGACCTGGATGATGCAATGGAAGGCTGCCCAACAGATTCAATTAAAGTGGAAACTTCGCCCTTTAAAGTTTTAGTGGATTAA
- a CDS encoding DUF485 domain-containing protein — protein MESPAKTEHSPSGHDSGNKYRQLIETEEFKYLLQKKKAFIVPVTLFFLAFYFVLPILAAYSEVLKGEAFFNITWAWVYALLQFAVVWLGGIVYIKKAAKYDKLAKNILKKYEKELGE, from the coding sequence ATGGAATCACCAGCTAAAACTGAACATTCACCATCAGGACATGACAGCGGAAATAAGTATCGTCAATTAATTGAAACAGAAGAATTCAAGTATTTGCTTCAAAAGAAAAAAGCTTTCATCGTACCTGTCACTCTCTTCTTTCTTGCTTTTTATTTTGTTCTGCCTATTTTAGCTGCTTATAGCGAAGTATTGAAAGGTGAAGCTTTTTTCAATATTACTTGGGCATGGGTATATGCACTTCTCCAATTTGCCGTTGTATGGTTGGGAGGAATTGTCTATATCAAAAAAGCGGCGAAGTACGACAAACTGGCTAAAAATATCTTGAAAAAATATGAGAAGGAGCTTGGCGAATGA
- a CDS encoding pyridoxal-phosphate-dependent aminotransferase family protein — protein sequence MAYSELNAPMRTIMTPGPVEVDPRVLRAMSTPILGQFDPAFTTIMNEVMEMLRLVFQTKNKWAFPIDGTSRSGNEAILCSIIEPGDKVLVPIFGRFGHLLVEICERYGAEVHTMECPWGEVFEPEAVIAEIKKVSPKITAIVHGETSTGCMQPLKEIGLACRELGVLLVVDAVASIGGTDVKVDEWCIDGLIGGTQKCLSVPSGMAPITYNERIEEIIQSRKKVERGIATDEDNQKVSVRRPIASNYFDLSMLQDYWGPRRLNHHTEATSMIYALREGLRLVLEEGLETRFARHELHESALVEGIKAMGLTLFGDGKNKLPCVTCIGIPKGIDGETVRAMLLNEFGIEIASSFGPLHGKIWRIGTMGFSCRKENILFVLASLEAVLLRQGFQVNRGEALQAALDVYVGKTEKVVASGSL from the coding sequence ATGGCATATTCAGAATTGAATGCACCGATGAGAACGATCATGACACCAGGGCCGGTCGAGGTGGACCCGCGTGTCTTAAGGGCGATGAGCACGCCAATATTAGGGCAATTCGATCCTGCATTCACTACTATCATGAATGAAGTGATGGAAATGCTGCGTTTGGTTTTTCAAACAAAAAATAAATGGGCGTTCCCGATAGATGGTACCTCACGATCGGGGAATGAAGCGATTCTATGTAGCATCATTGAGCCAGGAGATAAGGTTCTAGTTCCTATATTCGGCAGGTTCGGTCATTTGTTGGTGGAAATTTGTGAGCGATACGGAGCTGAAGTCCATACGATGGAATGTCCTTGGGGGGAGGTGTTCGAACCGGAAGCCGTCATCGCGGAAATCAAGAAGGTCTCCCCTAAAATAACAGCAATCGTCCATGGGGAAACTTCCACTGGTTGTATGCAGCCTTTGAAGGAAATCGGGTTGGCTTGCCGTGAATTGGGAGTCCTGCTTGTGGTGGATGCGGTTGCCTCCATCGGGGGCACCGATGTAAAGGTGGATGAATGGTGTATTGATGGATTGATAGGCGGGACACAAAAATGCTTATCCGTTCCTTCGGGTATGGCACCGATTACGTATAATGAGCGAATAGAAGAAATCATCCAGTCCCGCAAAAAGGTGGAACGTGGTATTGCGACGGATGAAGACAACCAAAAGGTTTCGGTCCGCCGGCCCATCGCCAGTAATTATTTCGATTTAAGCATGCTGCAGGATTATTGGGGGCCGCGCCGTTTGAATCACCATACAGAAGCTACTTCCATGATTTATGCGTTACGTGAAGGGTTGCGCCTTGTACTCGAAGAAGGTCTGGAAACGCGCTTTGCCCGTCATGAACTCCACGAATCCGCTCTCGTTGAAGGGATCAAGGCAATGGGACTTACGTTATTCGGTGATGGGAAAAACAAACTTCCATGTGTAACTTGCATCGGAATTCCAAAAGGAATCGATGGTGAAACTGTTAGAGCCATGCTGTTGAATGAATTTGGTATCGAAATCGCTTCCTCGTTTGGTCCGCTTCACGGGAAAATTTGGAGGATCGGAACCATGGGGTTCAGTTGCAGGAAAGAAAACATCCTGTTTGTACTGGCCTCCTTGGAAGCTGTCCTTTTGCGCCAGGGGTTCCAAGTTAATCGGGGAGAGGCTTTGCAGGCTGCGCTTGATGTGTATGTAGGAAAAACGGAGAAAGTGGTAGCATCAGGGTCTCTTTGA